From the genome of Acidaminococcus sp.:
CGGCGGTGTAAGCAGCGCTGCTCCGTCCAAAGGAAAAATCCTCGTCATCGCGTCCCAGCAGGATAAAATGACCCTGAAAAATGGGAAAGAAATGAACGTTGGCTTTTTCCTGAATGAATTTGCCGTACCGTCCCTGTACCTGGCTGACCACGGCTACACGATCCAGCTGGCTACGCCGGAAGGCAAAAAGCCGCCTATGGACAAAGGTTCCAACGACGCCAAATTCTTTAAGGGCGGCGAAACAGAACGGGCCAGAGCCGAAAAGTTTGCCGCCGGCCTGAAGCCGATTTCCTTTGCACAAGCCATTTCCGATTTTGATTCCTACAAGGCAGTGTTTGTACCGGGCGGCCATGCTCCGATGACCGATCTGATGCAGAACAAAGAGCTTGGCACGATTCTGCAAAAAGCACACGCTGCACAAAAGCCGACCGCTTTCATCTGCCACGGTCCTGTCGCTTCTCTGGCAGCACTGCCGGAAGCAGCCGCATACCGTAAAGCTCTCGTCAATGATGATGTAGCCGGTGCTATGCAGTACAGCAAGAACTGGATCTACAACGGCTACCGCATGACCGTCCTTTCCGATGCGGAAGAATGGCCGAATGAAGTGGGGCTCGGCGGAGAAATGCCGTATCATGTAGAACAGGCTCTGCAGATTGCCGGCGCCAATATGGAAGTATCGGCACCGCTTTACGCCAGCCACGTCGTTCACGACCGCGAAGTCATTACAGGCCAGAACCCTGCATCTGATATCGCCCTCGCAGAAGAACTGATGAAGGCTATTGAAAACAAATAACCCAGCCACTCAGGACATTTGCCTGGTGGCCCATACCCCCACCTTGGCATCCCTATTGGCAACTCGAGAAAATAATCGCCGTTAGCAGGTGACAGCAGTTCGCAAAAATACGCCATGTTCGCTTTCATCTCCCTTCAACATGGCTTGAGACTCCCTCTTCACGGGCGAACCGCTCACTGTTAGCGGCGATTTTAAATGTAATCAAAAAGTGGTTGTGAAATAAAGCGTGCGCTTTATTTCACAGCCACTTTTTCACCCTTTCCGCATCCCGCCATCCAAGAAAAATGACAAAAGCATTTTTTTGGAACTTATAAAAATAAAACCTGAAATTCAGATTAACTGCTAAATTTCAGGTTTTATATCAAATTTTACTTGAATCAAAAGTTTTAACACACTGTCGCAGACAAGGCTAAAAACCATAGTCCAAAAGCCAAAAGCGCTTTTTATTTTTTCTCAGCTACTTTTTAGCATAGTCTGCAGTCAGCCGAGATACTCCTTAATCATCCTCCGAAGGCAGGATATATTGACTCATGTGCTTTTTTCCCCACTCACACATGGCCTCCATAATGGGTGACAATGTCTTTCCGAAATCAGTCAGGGAATATTCCGTCTTAGGCGGCACAACGGGATACACTTTGCGCTGGATGATACCGTCTTTTTCCAGATCATGCAGCTGCTGTGCCAGCATTTTGGCCGTAGCCTGCGGCATGAGGCGCTGCAGCTCACTGAACCGGAGTGTGCTCTGTCCCAGGTGGTACAGGATGATACATTTATATTTGCCCCCGATGCGGCTCAGCGTCGC
Proteins encoded in this window:
- a CDS encoding type 1 glutamine amidotransferase domain-containing protein, encoding MKLRHLFLGTLALLTIAGGGGVSSAAPSKGKILVIASQQDKMTLKNGKEMNVGFFLNEFAVPSLYLADHGYTIQLATPEGKKPPMDKGSNDAKFFKGGETERARAEKFAAGLKPISFAQAISDFDSYKAVFVPGGHAPMTDLMQNKELGTILQKAHAAQKPTAFICHGPVASLAALPEAAAYRKALVNDDVAGAMQYSKNWIYNGYRMTVLSDAEEWPNEVGLGGEMPYHVEQALQIAGANMEVSAPLYASHVVHDREVITGQNPASDIALAEELMKAIENK
- a CDS encoding helix-turn-helix transcriptional regulator, producing MKDTMYHCPVEATLSRIGGKYKCIILYHLGQSTLRFSELQRLMPQATAKMLAQQLHDLEKDGIIQRKVYPVVPPKTEYSLTDFGKTLSPIMEAMCEWGKKHMSQYILPSEDD